Genomic segment of Dermacentor albipictus isolate Rhodes 1998 colony chromosome 5, USDA_Dalb.pri_finalv2, whole genome shotgun sequence:
TGTTAATGCAGAAAATGGAGGTCAAACTtcacttccatgtttttttttattgcgcaccGAAACCCAACGTCGGTACGTTAAAGTGAAGTCATAGATTTCAGTGCATTGTTAGCAACATTGCTGCGCAGCAAATGCCCTCAAAACTTGCTAACTTCATTTTTTGAGTTCTTTGTAATGCActgtagtccatctttaccgaATAAATATCAGTAAGCAAGCGCAGTCACCGACAAAAATTGGCCACATTCGCAGGGCACCGGTGCGAGTACTTCAAAGCAGTGTTTATACCACTGTTTAATTTTTGCACCTTCTATAGTTTACCAAGTGTCCTTTAAGCGCTCCGCGAGAAGCCTCGCTTTCCATGGATTCCAAGGTGTGCTTTggatccgcatttttttttcagtttagtgtctctttaaagtGCTGCCGTAGCTCGTCAACAACCAGATAATTTGCTAATAATAGCTTCAGTATATCTCATCCAAGATAGAACCGGCGCTCCACACAGATGTTGAAAACCAATGCTTGCAGTTATGAGTCACGCTTGGCCCGGTAGACTTGACCGCCATGCTCCACATTGAACGGGACCAGCCGTGGAGGCGCAGTGGCTTCGGGGTTGCGTTGCTATGCCTTCGggcgcgggatcgtatcccggtggcggcggcggaatATCAATGTGGGCGAAACACAAAACCGCCCGTGCGTGTCTCAAGCAGCGAATAATATCTAGAATTTTTCCAACGTGTTCCGGAAGGGTTAGCTTCCCTTAATGTCTAATagccatatgaaaaaaaaagctttccgtGGATACATTCGTTCGATGtttaaattctggcgttttacgtaccaaaaccaggatataattatgaggcacgccgttgtgggtcATTTCTGAACAATTTTAACCACctcgtgcccccaatgcatggtacacgggcggtTTTGTGCATTGcgggcacgttaaaaaacccgAGGTGGTTAAAATTGTTCAGAAATgacccacaacggcgtgcctcataatcatatcctggttTTGGTACGTATAACACCAGAATTTAAACATCGAACGAATGTATCCATGGAAAGCCTTTTTTTTAACATGGCTATTAGACATTAAGGGAAGCTAACCCTTCCGGAACACGTTGGAAAAATTCTAGATATTATTCGCTGCTTGAGACACGCAGACCTCTAAACGCCGCCACGTACCTGGAGGAAATAACTTATGCACCATCAGAAGTCGCGAAAATGCACACGCCGTGTCTTTTGGTCTTTTTCCAGTCGCACAAGACGACACGGAGGCGCTGAGCCGGAGAGAATGCGAACACCTTCAAAGACAGTGCGGCTACATTGAGTGGCTAATAAACGTCGACGGCATGACGCAGCTCAACGAACCACGAGTGTCCACTCCAGAAAGCTGCAGCGAAGACCAAGAAGACCGCGTGTCCACCTGCCCACCGCCATCTGTCGAAACGTCCGTTCTGGCGTTCGACGCATCTACCAAGACGGATACTTCGCTGCCGTTCAACGTGTACCTGGTGCTCTCGCTAAGCCCGATGCCTTGGAAGTCAGGTCGCACGCCGTCGCCCGTGCATGCTCCACGAAGGTGTCGCGGCCCTCTCAAACTAGTGAGCGAGATCGCGCGATCGACCTCGAGGCACTGGAATCCGTCTCCGATGCTCTGGTACTACATCTGGGACCAGCAGCAACAGCGCAGCAAAGGCACTGGGGCAGCGCTGCGTCCGCGTCGTGTGCAACAGTGGCTGCAAGACCGCGTGAACCGCTGCGATCTTGCGAGCGTTATTGCTGGCGTCCAAATTGTCCGGTAGAACTGTGTCAGTGAACCACGCAGGTTTTGCACTCGGGACGGCCTAGTAAGCTCGCGGACAGACGCCCCACCCTTCATCTTTGAAACCTACACTATCTGCTCAACTTTCGGGATATGTGCGCTTCATAATAAACAACTCATAGAGCAGTTACAGTCTCTGCCACTTATATCCTACATGCAAAATTATCATGACTTGACCACAATGTCAATACGGCACCAGCGTTTCTTGGCTACTGGCCACAAATTTCTAGCGCGTTACTCATGTCATGAGTAAAGCGGTTATGTAGGTGATCATTAGCTCGTATGTGTCGTACAGGAACACGGCTACGGGCTTTTGAATGAATGACCATCTAGTGTTTAGTGGCACAAGCGTCTgttgtggccaaagagcgccatgcgaGTGTTAGTGACTTAGCTGTGGAGCAATGAGTTCTATAAAGCTACGGACTTCTGCCGACCATGAATGACTGTTCCTCAGATTCGCTTAAAGACTTCTCTTTAACGATGTCTTTCCTAAACAAAATAATTCGAAGTTAAGTACGTGGCTCATGTGCTGTTACCGTTGCTCTTGCCAGAATCATTGCTGCTAACTGGGCGCTCTGGTAAAGAAGAGAAAAATAGAACGTTGAGTCATTCGTTCAATTCTCAATTTAATACTATGCGGAAAGGATACTGAACCTTGTTGGATCTCTCTGGACGAAGGTTCATCCCTCACGCTGCCACGAGTTGTTGGATCTTGAGGACAATCCCAATTTCTGTCCTCCAGAGACTTGGACCTTGCTGTTGgttgcgggagttggccgaggttgaggaggactttgagatgaaaactggaggtttatttacattatttacactgagagtacaaagaaattaatagTCTCAGTCATTACGGCTTGAcagattgacagattgagagctctttcttgattcggtggatggtggtgcatggccgttcttagttggtggagcgatttgtctggttaattcagataacgaacgagactctagtctattaaataggtgcggggttcccagcaccttacaaccttcttagagggacaagcggctcctagccgcacgaaacagagcaatagcaggtctgtgatgcccttagatgtccggggcagcacgcgcgctacactgaaggaagcagcgtgtcttcatccctgtctgaaaagactgggtaatccgcggaacttctttcgtgattgggataggggcttgcaattgttccccttgaacgaggaattcccagtaagcgcgagtcataagctcgcgttgattacgtccctgccctttgtacacaccgcccgtcactactaccgattgaatgatttagtgaggtcgtcggaccgatgtccggcgcggcctttcggttacgccggtctgttggaaagatgaccaaacttgaccatggtggctccgtagagcagtgcggctcttgcgctgtccggtgcgctcctgtcggcccttgaaaatcctagtgagggagtgtgattttcgtgccgtaCCATACCCACATCCACaacaggtctccaaggtgaacagcctatagtcgatagaccaatgtaggtaaaggaagtcggcaaaacggatccgtaaccttggaaaaaggattggctctgagggctgagctggtcgggctggggtccagaagcaggaacggcactgcaccgggactgggcgaggctcgccgccgtaaaaagcggtgcggccgagcccggaccagcgtcgggaccttcctgtggaaagccacagctgtgcattttccttgggcttcgcgcctgaggttcttgcttcggccggcagaaaacagccaactcagaaatggcacggaccgggggaatccgactgtctaattaaaacaaggcattgcgagggccgttgacggtgctgacgctaTGCgatttctgcccagcgctctGAATGTCAACATGAAGAAATTCATATAAACGCGGGTGAACGGCGGGATTAACTATGACACTCTTtgacttctttcttctttttttccagctCTTAAAGTTATGGGTTAAATAACAGTCCGATTAATtccttcaaggccggctgttcatttttttttcctcagccGTGTCGTTTATTCAAGGCCCTCGAATAgttcaaaaaaataattttatttcaAGGTAAAACTCATCCCGTCAGAATGCTCAAGCACTTGCTATCTATGGCTCGTGGCAGCTTAATTATTACGAGAATTAGGGTCTGATTTTATTTGCGTTAAGCGCATAAAGGGCGTGCAACCGCATTAagtaaacacagcactggcggctcggtAGCGGGCATTCATGCGTTCTTCTGTTTTTGAACGTTTTCTGCCGAGGCGCATGTCACTGCGTAACATTTTCCGCCTGTAATTACACTTCCTCGTAATTACGCAATTTGACTGTTATTGGGGAGAGCGCTATCTGGTGTCTGAaggacgccaaagccacaccagaAGCTGCCGTAGTGCACGCGTAAGGCGAGACGTGGCGCTGGCAACGTTAACTCACTTTAATGGTCCGGAATCCGGTACAGCTATGCTGTTAACAGTCCTTTCCTGCAAAGTATGGCTTGCGACCCCTCGCgcgctctgttttttttttgttccttaagGCGCTGAACATTTGGTGAAAATGGTTCTGCTGCCActgctattagagcaaaaaaaaagtgggggggaTAATAAGAATTGAACATTCACGCACTGTTGCCTCCTACACGTAGCCTAAAatcattttttcttttcctgtccttctcccTTCATTTTTTATGGCTACGTTTAAACAGGCTCGTTTTCCTCCGACCGCCACGCAATGGCTACATTCCATAAAAAAATTGGAGCTTAATCTTGCCCTTATCTGTTTTTTTTAATagatatcagggcatagaattTTGTGTCCACTCACGCGTCGTGGGGCGTAGCTAGGGGGTGTACATAAGCTAGGCATTTGCGTTGGCAGTCTGTctactgtgttttgccacacgctgAAGTCGTCTGGACCcatgtgcggctgaagcctgcaGGTCAcgccctgggcctggtatccgctcccgatgacgtgagagacagcaacttttctttctttttttttccagctcgTAAAGTGATGGGTTAA
This window contains:
- the LOC135899209 gene encoding uncharacterized protein, with amino-acid sequence MGRMTSSTKAQLHFLLCQLLHSRDCSPRKEFLRLCWIAQDDTEALSRRECEHLQRQCGYIEWLINVDGMTQLNEPRVSTPESCSEDQEDRVSTCPPPSVETSVLAFDASTKTDTSLPFNVYLVLSLSPMPWKSGRTPSPVHAPRRCRGPLKLVSEIARSTSRHWNPSPMLWYYIWDQQQQRSKGTGAALRPRRVQQWLQDRVNRCDLASVIAGVQIVR